The Gemmatimonadota bacterium genome has a segment encoding these proteins:
- a CDS encoding addiction module protein, producing the protein MSADAAFDYRRLTIAERLQLVEDIWDSIAEDADAATLPLSEAELAELERRRAEMEANPGRGEAWDVVRARIIDRMSR; encoded by the coding sequence ATGAGCGCCGACGCCGCCTTTGACTACCGCCGTCTCACGATTGCGGAGCGCCTCCAATTGGTGGAGGACATCTGGGACAGCATTGCGGAGGACGCGGATGCCGCGACGCTCCCACTGAGCGAGGCGGAGCTGGCTGAACTGGAACGGCGGCGCGCGGAGATGGAGGCCAATCCTGGACGAGGGGAGGCGTGGGACGTCGTCCGCGCAAGGATCATTGATCGGATGAGTCGGTGA
- a CDS encoding ABC transporter ATP-binding protein produces MTGQRTSGRAVPPLLACEGLTVRYVAASDVMDADKPALADVSLAVHPGEIVGLVGRNGAGKSTLIRTAAGLLAPTGGMVRVVGRDPATEPAEVMRHAGFLLSDPALFAYLSAAETLAVVADQHGLEGEVAARRVAELLTLVELEEVRDRRVGGYSTGMAKRLSLACALLPTPSLLVLDEPFESLDPLVVRRLTRALGAQRDGGVGVLLSSHLLATVAELCDRVVLIDRGRVLAEGTVPGLIAAHAPAGEATLDGAYAALIGDV; encoded by the coding sequence ATGACGGGCCAACGGACGTCAGGCCGGGCGGTTCCTCCGCTGCTCGCGTGCGAGGGGCTCACGGTGCGGTACGTCGCCGCATCGGACGTGATGGATGCGGACAAACCCGCGCTCGCGGATGTCAGCCTCGCCGTGCACCCGGGCGAGATCGTGGGCCTCGTCGGTCGCAACGGCGCCGGGAAAAGCACGCTGATCCGCACTGCCGCGGGGCTGCTCGCGCCGACCGGTGGAATGGTGCGCGTCGTGGGGCGCGACCCGGCGACTGAACCTGCGGAGGTCATGCGACACGCCGGCTTTTTGTTGTCGGATCCTGCGCTGTTTGCCTACCTGAGCGCTGCGGAGACACTCGCCGTCGTGGCGGACCAGCACGGCTTGGAGGGCGAGGTGGCGGCACGGCGGGTCGCCGAGCTGCTGACGCTCGTTGAGCTGGAGGAAGTGCGCGACCGTCGCGTCGGTGGGTACTCGACGGGGATGGCCAAGCGCCTGTCGCTCGCCTGCGCGCTGCTCCCGACGCCGTCGCTCCTCGTCCTGGACGAGCCGTTCGAGTCGCTCGATCCGCTGGTGGTGCGCCGCCTGACGCGGGCACTCGGCGCACAGCGCGATGGTGGGGTGGGCGTGCTGTTGAGTTCGCACCTGCTGGCGACCGTTGCCGAGCTTTGTGATCGCGTGGTGTTGATCGACCGGGGGCGGGTGCTGGCGGAAGGGACGGTCCCCGGGCTCATCGCGGCCCACGCACCGGCCGGCGAGGCGACGCTGGATGGCGCGTACGCCGCGCTGATTGGGGACGTGTGA
- a CDS encoding amidohydrolase family protein, translating to MTRRLRAIAAATAALLLSPSLPAQVTTIDNVTIVDVATGRLQPRRTIVIEGTRILRIDNATTATRAAATIDGTGMFVIPGLWDMHIHAYFTNDTSRFRSTNEIMLPLFIVNGVTGVRDLGSNLAASRSARDSITAHTLIGPRMLISGPMLDGPTTRYEAAIKVATADEARAAVRQLKEGGVDLIKTQTLIPREAYFALADEAKRLGIPFEGHVPSAMTAFEAITAGQRSFEHLIGVADTNTTLIAELARQRVWQCPTVTNSVGTAATFTADPGLAYWLRPYVESWRKTAVERLSATDSAKRATEARITRRLAQIGAMHKRGIPFLAGTDAPAGYDLVPGVSLHRELELFVRAGMTPLQALQTATLNPATYFGRTADWGTVAPGKVADLVLLSANPLANISNTRSVKAVVADGRVYSPQELDGLRLRILELVNK from the coding sequence ATGACGAGACGTCTGCGCGCCATCGCGGCAGCCACGGCTGCGCTGCTGCTCTCGCCCAGCCTCCCGGCCCAGGTCACCACCATCGACAACGTCACCATTGTCGATGTCGCAACCGGCAGGCTCCAGCCGCGCCGGACGATCGTCATCGAGGGGACGCGCATCCTGCGCATCGACAACGCCACCACCGCCACGCGCGCCGCCGCCACGATCGACGGCACCGGGATGTTTGTCATCCCCGGGCTGTGGGACATGCACATCCACGCGTACTTCACCAACGACACGTCGCGCTTTCGCAGCACCAACGAGATCATGCTGCCGCTGTTCATCGTGAATGGCGTCACCGGCGTGCGCGATCTCGGCAGCAACCTCGCCGCCTCGCGCTCCGCCCGCGACAGCATTACGGCGCACACCCTCATTGGGCCGCGGATGCTGATCTCCGGCCCGATGCTCGATGGTCCCACGACGCGCTACGAGGCCGCGATCAAGGTCGCGACCGCCGACGAGGCACGTGCCGCGGTGCGCCAGCTCAAGGAAGGCGGGGTCGACCTCATCAAGACGCAAACGCTGATCCCCCGCGAGGCGTACTTCGCACTGGCCGACGAAGCCAAACGACTCGGCATTCCTTTCGAAGGGCACGTCCCGAGCGCGATGACTGCATTCGAGGCAATCACCGCAGGTCAACGCAGCTTTGAGCACCTCATCGGCGTCGCCGACACCAACACGACGCTTATCGCCGAGCTGGCGCGACAACGCGTGTGGCAATGTCCCACGGTGACCAACAGCGTCGGGACGGCTGCCACCTTCACCGCGGACCCCGGCCTGGCCTACTGGCTCCGCCCATACGTCGAATCCTGGCGCAAGACCGCCGTGGAACGACTGTCGGCCACGGACTCCGCCAAGCGCGCCACCGAGGCGCGCATCACGCGACGTCTCGCACAGATCGGGGCGATGCACAAACGCGGCATCCCCTTCCTCGCCGGCACCGACGCGCCAGCGGGGTACGACCTCGTCCCCGGAGTGAGCCTCCACCGGGAGCTGGAGCTGTTCGTCCGCGCGGGGATGACACCGCTGCAGGCCCTGCAGACCGCAACACTCAACCCGGCGACCTACTTCGGCCGCACTGCCGACTGGGGCACCGTGGCCCCCGGCAAGGTCGCCGACCTCGTGCTCCTTTCGGCCAACCCGCTCGCCAACATCTCGAACACGCGGAGCGTGAAGGCTGTCGTGGCGGATGGTCGCGTCTACTCACCGCAGGAGCTCGACGGCCTGCGCTTGCGCATTTTGGAGTTGGTCAACAAGTAG
- a CDS encoding DUF5615 family PIN-like protein, whose product MRVLLDEQVPRGLAALLTGHEVRTLTQMGWKGLSNGKLLATAAERFDVLVTMDKRMPVDRDVSAHAIGVVLVRAMSNRVEALTPLVPHILEAVSRVRAGEVVQVGA is encoded by the coding sequence GTGCGCGTTCTGCTTGACGAGCAGGTGCCGCGGGGGTTGGCCGCCTTGCTGACGGGCCACGAGGTGCGCACTCTCACCCAGATGGGGTGGAAGGGGCTGTCGAATGGGAAGCTGCTCGCCACTGCAGCGGAACGGTTCGACGTGTTGGTGACCATGGACAAGCGCATGCCGGTCGATCGGGATGTGTCGGCACACGCGATTGGGGTGGTGCTGGTGCGGGCGATGAGCAATCGGGTGGAGGCCCTGACCCCACTGGTTCCACACATTCTGGAGGCGGTGTCACGCGTGCGCGCCGGCGAGGTCGTCCAAGTCGGTGCCTAG
- a CDS encoding DUF433 domain-containing protein — protein sequence MSPPGDTARSLRRVTTGENDGRVSTTQAPRGQVPQRGAGASCRGVQSGACACCLGRSRRYRSSSLQERPVPQTSAVVHSDPEILGGTPVFVGTRVPVDVLFEYLEAGDALDVFLDQFPSVTHEQAVAAIELGRAAVVAGARSA from the coding sequence ATGTCCCCTCCCGGAGACACGGCGCGGTCACTTCGCCGTGTGACTACCGGGGAGAACGACGGGCGCGTGAGCACGACTCAAGCCCCCCGTGGCCAGGTACCTCAGCGCGGGGCGGGGGCGTCCTGCCGCGGCGTCCAATCGGGGGCCTGCGCCTGTTGCCTGGGGCGTTCGCGGCGATATCGTTCCTCATCCCTGCAGGAGCGACCGGTGCCGCAGACATCCGCGGTAGTTCACAGTGATCCTGAAATTCTCGGGGGAACGCCGGTGTTCGTGGGCACCCGGGTCCCGGTCGATGTCCTGTTCGAGTACCTCGAGGCGGGAGACGCTCTGGATGTGTTTCTCGACCAGTTTCCCTCGGTGACCCATGAGCAGGCGGTTGCTGCCATAGAACTCGGACGAGCTGCCGTGGTGGCCGGTGCGCGTTCTGCTTGA
- a CDS encoding type II toxin-antitoxin system death-on-curing family toxin — MKEPQWVPRLVVEAIHLDQLRTHGGLPGLRDEGGLESALARARNKLAYLDKVDHALLAAAYAFGLARNHPFNDGNKRVAFLVAVVYLGLNGWEFDAPDETVIAQMVALADGRLTEARLATWFRSGMRRRPPGAA, encoded by the coding sequence GTGAAGGAACCGCAATGGGTGCCACGGCTCGTCGTTGAGGCGATCCACCTCGACCAGTTGCGAACCCACGGCGGGCTCCCTGGGCTCCGAGACGAGGGCGGCTTGGAGAGCGCCCTGGCGCGGGCGCGAAACAAGCTCGCTTACCTCGATAAGGTCGATCATGCGCTCCTGGCCGCCGCCTACGCGTTCGGCCTCGCGCGCAACCACCCGTTCAACGATGGCAACAAGCGGGTGGCCTTCCTTGTGGCCGTCGTCTACCTCGGCCTCAACGGCTGGGAGTTCGACGCACCGGACGAGACCGTGATCGCTCAAATGGTCGCCTTGGCCGACGGCCGACTCACGGAAGCCCGATTGGCGACGTGGTTCCGCTCGGGCATGCGTCGACGCCCCCCTGGAGCGGCCTGA
- a CDS encoding AbrB/MazE/SpoVT family DNA-binding domain-containing protein, which produces MVRPIKLRQVGGSVGATLPKDMAARLHLSVGDSVLAVETENGILLTPYDPVIEEGLAIAAAAAKKYRHALRELAK; this is translated from the coding sequence ATGGTCCGCCCCATCAAGCTCCGCCAGGTCGGTGGTTCCGTCGGCGCCACCCTCCCTAAAGACATGGCCGCGCGCCTCCACCTGAGCGTGGGGGATTCCGTGCTGGCCGTCGAGACCGAGAACGGGATCCTGCTGACCCCGTACGACCCGGTCATCGAGGAAGGCTTGGCAATCGCCGCCGCCGCCGCCAAGAAGTACCGGCACGCGCTGCGCGAACTCGCGAAGTAG
- a CDS encoding transposase family protein, whose product MDFIHDECVSGRRFRCLTMVDECTRECPPTLVDTSLRAGRVIETLYHLAAARGLPRSLIVDHGPEFVSMALDRGAYGLGGHLHSIQPGKPTQKAYIESFHSRFRDECLSAHWFESLSQKRRSYVKLMAQWVEGGGDAKCSARGEASQPGTPG is encoded by the coding sequence ATGGACTTCATTCACGACGAGTGCGTCAGCGGCCGCCGCTTCCGCTGCCTGACGATGGTGGACGAATGCACGCGCGAGTGCCCGCCGACCTTGGTGGACACGTCCCTCCGTGCGGGGCGGGTGATCGAGACCCTTTACCACTTGGCGGCGGCGCGCGGGCTACCGCGGAGTCTGATCGTGGATCATGGGCCGGAGTTCGTGTCGATGGCGCTGGATCGCGGGGCCTATGGGCTCGGCGGGCACCTGCATTCCATTCAACCGGGAAAGCCGACCCAGAAGGCGTACATCGAGAGCTTTCACAGCCGGTTCCGGGACGAGTGTCTCTCGGCCCATTGGTTCGAATCCCTATCCCAAAAACGACGAAGCTACGTCAAGTTGATGGCGCAATGGGTTGAAGGTGGCGGTGACGCCAAATGTTCAGCACGAGGGGAAGCATCACAGCCAGGCACGCCTGGATGA